From one Xyrauchen texanus isolate HMW12.3.18 chromosome 17, RBS_HiC_50CHRs, whole genome shotgun sequence genomic stretch:
- the LOC127658154 gene encoding INO80 complex subunit E-like isoform X1 — translation MNCQAEVEVEYKRKYKNLKRKLKFLLYEQECFQEELRRAQRKLLKVSRDKSFLLDRLLQYERVDEESSDSDATVSSDSEGERDKDSETVKKRRSPGVPPISSSSPHLSLLSHSCAVPLQSSAPAQYINTLPFPPEYLAPSAERVKRERKTKLEKHRKDCSGKVVSPLTSNYPAGSDASGGASGPFSWVPQQMLSEDAAGEEGDSEGESDIGEEERGEGDEAELVIDIPNE, via the exons ATGAATTGTCAAGCAGAAGTTGAGGTGGAATATAAGAGAAAATACAAGAATCTTAAACGCAAGTTGAAGTTTCTGCTATAt GAGCAGGAGTGTTTTCAGGAGGAACTGCGAAGAGCTCAGAGAAAACTACTTAAAGTTTCAAGAGACAAAAG TTTTCTGTTGGACAGGCTGCTGCAGTATGAAAGGGTGGATGAAGAGTCTTCTG ATTCCGATGCCACCGTTTCCTCAGACagtgaaggagagagagacaaagacagCGAAACTGTGAAGAA GAGGAGAAGTCCTGGAGTTCCTCCCATCTCTTCTTCTTCCCCTCATCTCTCGCTCCTGTCTCATTCTTGTGCGGTTCCTCTCCAGTCATCTGCTCCTGCACAGTACATTAACACT TTACCCTTCCCTCCTGAGTATTTGGCTCCCTCTGCTGAGcgagtgaagagagagagaaaaacaaaactggAAAAACACAGGAAAGACTGTTCAGGGAAG GTGGTTAGCCCACTGACCTCTAATTACCCTGCAGGCAGTGATGCATCTGGAGGTGCGAGTGGACCATTCAGCTGGGTCCCACAGCAGATGCTGAGTGAAGATGCAGCTGGTGAAGAGGGAGACAGCGAGGGAGAGAGTGACataggagaggaggagagaggagagggGGACGAGGCAGAGCTGGTCATTGACATACCGAATGAGTGA
- the LOC127658154 gene encoding INO80 complex subunit E-like isoform X3, whose protein sequence is MEQECFQEELRRAQRKLLKVSRDKSFLLDRLLQYERVDEESSDSDATVSSDSEGERDKDSETVKKRRSPGVPPISSSSPHLSLLSHSCAVPLQSSAPAQYINTLPFPPEYLAPSAERVKRERKTKLEKHRKDCSGKVVSPLTSNYPAGSDASGGASGPFSWVPQQMLSEDAAGEEGDSEGESDIGEEERGEGDEAELVIDIPNE, encoded by the exons ATG GAGCAGGAGTGTTTTCAGGAGGAACTGCGAAGAGCTCAGAGAAAACTACTTAAAGTTTCAAGAGACAAAAG TTTTCTGTTGGACAGGCTGCTGCAGTATGAAAGGGTGGATGAAGAGTCTTCTG ATTCCGATGCCACCGTTTCCTCAGACagtgaaggagagagagacaaagacagCGAAACTGTGAAGAA GAGGAGAAGTCCTGGAGTTCCTCCCATCTCTTCTTCTTCCCCTCATCTCTCGCTCCTGTCTCATTCTTGTGCGGTTCCTCTCCAGTCATCTGCTCCTGCACAGTACATTAACACT TTACCCTTCCCTCCTGAGTATTTGGCTCCCTCTGCTGAGcgagtgaagagagagagaaaaacaaaactggAAAAACACAGGAAAGACTGTTCAGGGAAG GTGGTTAGCCCACTGACCTCTAATTACCCTGCAGGCAGTGATGCATCTGGAGGTGCGAGTGGACCATTCAGCTGGGTCCCACAGCAGATGCTGAGTGAAGATGCAGCTGGTGAAGAGGGAGACAGCGAGGGAGAGAGTGACataggagaggaggagagaggagagggGGACGAGGCAGAGCTGGTCATTGACATACCGAATGAGTGA
- the LOC127658154 gene encoding INO80 complex subunit E-like isoform X2, giving the protein MMVMHLTHLSKEQECFQEELRRAQRKLLKVSRDKSFLLDRLLQYERVDEESSDSDATVSSDSEGERDKDSETVKKRRSPGVPPISSSSPHLSLLSHSCAVPLQSSAPAQYINTLPFPPEYLAPSAERVKRERKTKLEKHRKDCSGKVVSPLTSNYPAGSDASGGASGPFSWVPQQMLSEDAAGEEGDSEGESDIGEEERGEGDEAELVIDIPNE; this is encoded by the exons ATGATGGTAATGCATTTAACTCACCTTTCTAAG GAGCAGGAGTGTTTTCAGGAGGAACTGCGAAGAGCTCAGAGAAAACTACTTAAAGTTTCAAGAGACAAAAG TTTTCTGTTGGACAGGCTGCTGCAGTATGAAAGGGTGGATGAAGAGTCTTCTG ATTCCGATGCCACCGTTTCCTCAGACagtgaaggagagagagacaaagacagCGAAACTGTGAAGAA GAGGAGAAGTCCTGGAGTTCCTCCCATCTCTTCTTCTTCCCCTCATCTCTCGCTCCTGTCTCATTCTTGTGCGGTTCCTCTCCAGTCATCTGCTCCTGCACAGTACATTAACACT TTACCCTTCCCTCCTGAGTATTTGGCTCCCTCTGCTGAGcgagtgaagagagagagaaaaacaaaactggAAAAACACAGGAAAGACTGTTCAGGGAAG GTGGTTAGCCCACTGACCTCTAATTACCCTGCAGGCAGTGATGCATCTGGAGGTGCGAGTGGACCATTCAGCTGGGTCCCACAGCAGATGCTGAGTGAAGATGCAGCTGGTGAAGAGGGAGACAGCGAGGGAGAGAGTGACataggagaggaggagagaggagagggGGACGAGGCAGAGCTGGTCATTGACATACCGAATGAGTGA